The Diospyros lotus cultivar Yz01 chromosome 11, ASM1463336v1, whole genome shotgun sequence region CCTACGATCCAAAATGCTGACCGGTTTCTCAACGTacgaaagattttcttgaatctcaatAGCTTCAACTGGCATTACCTGGGAGGGATCTGGCTCATGCtttcgaagttgtgatacatgaAATACATCGTGAAGGTTTGATAGAGCCAGGGGTAGGACAAGTCGGTAAGCAACTGGTCCAATTCTTTCCACTATAtcatatggtcctatatacctagGACCtaacttgccctttttcttgttgctgcGAGTTACCATTTttagtggagatatctttagGTATATTTTTTCGCCTACTTGGaactccaatttccttcttctcGTATTTGCGTAGGATTTCTGGCGATTCTGAGcttccttaattctctctcgaatgatctttatcttttctatcATTTCCTGAACTATCTCGGGTCCCAAGATTTGACGTTCACCTACCTCAGTCTAGCATATTGGGGACCTACATTTTCGTCCGTACAGGGCTTCATAGGGAGCCATTCCAATACTGATGTGGTAGCTGTTATTGTAAGCGAACCCTACTAATGGCAAATGCTCTTCCCAGCTACCTGGAAAGTCAATAGCACAGGCACGCAACATatcttctagggtttgaatggtcctttctgattgaccatcGGTCTGGGATGATAGGCTGTACTTAGCCTAAGCTGAGTACCTAAACTCTCTTGTAGActtccccaaaacctagaagtgaaccTTGGGTCGCGGTCTGATACAATGCTTACAGGCACTCCATGCAATCTAACAATCTCGTTCACATACTGTTGGGCTAATTTGCTGATCGGTTGGCTTACTTTTATGGCCaagaaatgagcagacttagacaatctgtcgactatcaccTAGATAGCATCATTTCCTTTAGGGCTTCTTGGGAATccagtcacgaaatccatcgtaatGTGCTCCTATTTCCACTCTGGGATTTCCATTGGTTGCAGACTCCCACCGGGTTTTTGGTGCTCAATCTTAATTCTCTGGCACATGTCACATTGACTAACGTACCTTGCcacacttttcttcattccaggccaccaataTACAGCCTTcaagtcttggtacatcttggtggcACCAGGGTGTATCGAGTATCTGGATCGAtgggcttctcccaaaattacttGCCACAATTCCCTCACACGAGGTACATATACCCTACCTTGAAAATGAAagatgttttctcttacctcaaattctaGTCTC contains the following coding sequences:
- the LOC127812796 gene encoding uncharacterized protein LOC127812796 — encoded protein: MVTRSNKKKGKLGPRYIGPYDIVERIGPVAYRLVLPLALSNLHDVFHVSQLRKHEPDPSQVMPVEAIEIQENLSYVEKPVSILDRRDQVLRNKSIFLVQVLWRNPRQWLNDNDDSGWAVTVAVAKLVGQLETHCLFI